The DNA segment CGGCATCACCGCGCTGGCCGCGTCGCCGGATGGCAAGGTGCTGGCGTTTCGCTCGGGCAACAGCCTCGTGGTCGTCGCGGCCGATGGTGCAGGCCAGCCCAGAACGATTCTGAGCGGCTCCACCTTCGTCGGCGTCGAGTCCTTCCAGTGGACGGCAGATGGCCGCCTCGTGCTGGTCGAGGCGGACGACACCAATACCCGCAAGATCGAAATTCCCTACGACGCTCAGGGCGAAGCGCGAAAGGACCGGTTCGTACGGGCCTTCCCCGGCGATCTCCTGACGCGCCGCCGCGTCGGCCTCGTGAGTGCCGCTGGCGGCGATGTCACCTGGTTTGACCGCTTGGACGCGGAGGATGCCATCTGGGGCTATGGAGTCTCGCCAGATGGCAAATCGGTGTTCGTCAGCAGCAGCGATCTTTCGATCAAGAACTACACGATCTTCACCTTCGACGCCGAAACCGGCGCCCGGACGACATTTTATGCTGCCCACGATCCCATAAAGATCCGACCGGACTGGCAGGTCGCCTTCGCGCCGGACGGCGATGGGCTTATCGTCCTCAGCGATCCCGATGGGTTCAACCACCTCCATCGCCTGCGACGGGCCGGTGGCGCGCTCGAGCCGATTACGGCCGGTCGCTGGGAGATCGCCGAGTTCTTCCTCGATCCCAAAGGCACGGTTCACTTCATTTCCAACGAGGCGCACCCGGCAGAACGCCACCTCTATTCGGTCCGGATGACGGGTGGTGACGTGACGCGTATCACCGGTCCGGCCGGCATCCATGTGCCCACCCTGGCTCCGGATTTTTCCGTCTTCGCCGATCTCTTCAGCGACGACATGACCCCGCCCGAACTTTTCGTGCAGTCGCTCGGCACGACCGACACGCCCCATCAAGTGACCCAGTCGCCCTTGCCCGCTTTTGCCGGGCGCAGATGGGCGAGCGTGCGCTACGTCCCCTTCAAAAGTCACGTCGATGGCGCAGAGCTCATGGCCCGCGTCATGCTGCCTCACGGCTTCGAGCCCAACGGCACCCATCCGATGGTCGTGGGCTCCGTTTATTCCGATGGCTTGCTCAACCAGTGGGGTGGCCGCGCGGCTCATCCAAGCTGGGGCATAGACCAATATCTGGCGTCTCGCGGCTTCGTCGTCGTCAGTCCCGAAATCCGCGGCAGCTTCGGTCGCGGCAAGGACTGGAACCGCGCCATGCTCAACAGCTATGGCACGCAGGATATCGAGGACATCGCCGATTGCGTCACGACGCTTTGCGAGCTCGGCTATGCGGACGCCAAGCGCGTCGGCATCTGGGGTTCGAGCTATGGCGGCCTCATGACGCTGATGTCGCTGTTCAAGAAGCCCGGCTTTTATGCCGCGGGCTTTGCCGGGGCACCGGCCACCAATGTCTGGCATGCCTATCCCGAGCAGGGCTGGATCATGGGCCTGACCGAAGGGGAGGACTACATCGAACGCTATCGGGCCCAGTCGGCCCTGTTCCATACTGCCGGCCTCGAAGATGCCCTGACCATCCTGCATGGTACCAAGGACGAAGTGGTTCTCTACGCCGACACGATGGCCCTCGTTGAAAAGCTCATCCGTCAGGGCAAGACGTTCGAGCTGGTCTCACTGCCCGGCACCGGCCACGCTTGGGCGAAACAAGACCGCACCCTCACCCGCTTCGCCTACGGCAAACTGGCGGCCTTCTTCGAGAGACACCTGAAGTCGTAGGCGGGAGCACACTGCCGGATAGCTGCTTTTGATGGTGATGCCGATTTCGAGCACAAACCTCGAAATCGGCGTGGCACCATGCGCCCGCTACTGCGTCGCCTGCCGTGTCCAAACCAGCATTTCGCCGGGCTCCCGATTGTCCCACAGATGATAGGGCACCAGCCGGACCGTAGTGGTTTGGGTGTTAGCGGCCTTTTCAGCGTAGAGGTCTGCCCCCCAGGTCTCGGCATTTTCGCGCAGTGCCGGCAGATCGATGGCGATGGCACCGCGCAGATCGGGGATAGCGGCGGTTTCCGCCCGGCCGAGGCCGCGCTGGAGCAGGATGGAGTTGAGGCCGGTGCCATTGTCGGTGGCTTCGAGGCAATAGACCAGCGGGCCGCGCATCACGGCGACGCGGCCGGCATCCTGACGGACGCGGGGATTAGCGCGCAGGACGCGCGGCTCGAGCGGAAGGTCGAGGGCAAGGCGATCGCCCTTCTGCCAGGTGCGGTCGAGCCGAGCATAGCCATCAGCATCGACTGCGAGGTCGACGTGCTGGCCGTTGACGGCGAGTTTTGCGCCGCGGGCCCAGCCGGGAATGCGGAGGGACACGGCGAAGCGGGCCGCGGTTTCTGGCTCGATGGCGATGTCGATGGCGCCTGACCAGGGGTAGTCGGTATTCTGGGTCAGGGTGAACCTGGCGCCGTTGGCGAGGACAACGCGAGCCTCGCTCTGCGCGTAGAGGTGAATGGCGATTTCGTCATCGGCGACGGCGTAGATGTAGGAGCCGAGGGAGGTCACCAACCGCGCGATATTGGGCGGGCAGCAGGGACAGGCATGCCAGGTCCAGCGGTGGTGCTTGCCGGTGGATTCGAGGGGATTGTCGTAGAAGAAGGTTTTGCCATCGGTCGAGAGGCCGGTGATGGCGCCGTTGTAGAGCGCCTGCTCCATGGTATCGGCATAGACGCGCTTGGGGCCGCGACCGAGCATGCGCGAAGCCCAGAAGACGAGGCCCACAGAGGCGCAGGTCTCGGCATAGGCGGTGTCATTGGGCAGGTCGTAATAGTCGGTGAAGCCTTCGTTGGATTCAGCCGGGCCGATGCCGCCGGTAATATACATCTGCTTCTGCGTAAGGTCGGCCCAGAGCGTTTCGAGCGCGGCGGTCAGGCTGTCGTCATTGTATTCGGTCGCAAGGTCGGCCAT comes from the Devosia lucknowensis genome and includes:
- a CDS encoding prolyl oligopeptidase family serine peptidase, whose amino-acid sequence is MTSQDPLTFDTLYSEPSIIGTLPIAPAWSADSERLAFLWNDEGHTFKDIWVWDKDSQTRRRVTHLGAGRTSGEPSGISELAWVNADQLAFVLAGQLYRTDLSGTIQPLAIGSSGITALAASPDGKVLAFRSGNSLVVVAADGAGQPRTILSGSTFVGVESFQWTADGRLVLVEADDTNTRKIEIPYDAQGEARKDRFVRAFPGDLLTRRRVGLVSAAGGDVTWFDRLDAEDAIWGYGVSPDGKSVFVSSSDLSIKNYTIFTFDAETGARTTFYAAHDPIKIRPDWQVAFAPDGDGLIVLSDPDGFNHLHRLRRAGGALEPITAGRWEIAEFFLDPKGTVHFISNEAHPAERHLYSVRMTGGDVTRITGPAGIHVPTLAPDFSVFADLFSDDMTPPELFVQSLGTTDTPHQVTQSPLPAFAGRRWASVRYVPFKSHVDGAELMARVMLPHGFEPNGTHPMVVGSVYSDGLLNQWGGRAAHPSWGIDQYLASRGFVVVSPEIRGSFGRGKDWNRAMLNSYGTQDIEDIADCVTTLCELGYADAKRVGIWGSSYGGLMTLMSLFKKPGFYAAGFAGAPATNVWHAYPEQGWIMGLTEGEDYIERYRAQSALFHTAGLEDALTILHGTKDEVVLYADTMALVEKLIRQGKTFELVSLPGTGHAWAKQDRTLTRFAYGKLAAFFERHLKS
- a CDS encoding glycoside hydrolase family 127 protein, which codes for MTPLSTRQFRPLPVPSVTVGGYWGDWQDAVCDHTAAILLDRCVEARMLEQVNPDVPSPGIVIPIIHWLGTPQMFWDSDLGKSIETIAYSLYRKPNPELEARADAIIDMYEKLQDEDGYLNSFFQRIKPEWKWTNLRDFHELYCAGHMIEGAVAYYQATGKRKFLDVMCRMADYCVRKFGKGPGQVPGYCGHEEIELALVRLARVTGNQAYMDLAKFFVDERGQAPNFFIEEAVAHNRDPKGVQKNTLEYNQSHLPVREQTKVVGHAVRAMYLYSAMADLATEYNDDSLTAALETLWADLTQKQMYITGGIGPAESNEGFTDYYDLPNDTAYAETCASVGLVFWASRMLGRGPKRVYADTMEQALYNGAITGLSTDGKTFFYDNPLESTGKHHRWTWHACPCCPPNIARLVTSLGSYIYAVADDEIAIHLYAQSEARVVLANGARFTLTQNTDYPWSGAIDIAIEPETAARFAVSLRIPGWARGAKLAVNGQHVDLAVDADGYARLDRTWQKGDRLALDLPLEPRVLRANPRVRQDAGRVAVMRGPLVYCLEATDNGTGLNSILLQRGLGRAETAAIPDLRGAIAIDLPALRENAETWGADLYAEKAANTQTTTVRLVPYHLWDNREPGEMLVWTRQATQ